In Bacillus sp. Marseille-Q1617, a genomic segment contains:
- the hpt gene encoding hypoxanthine phosphoribosyltransferase yields MLNQDIEKVLISEEELQAKIKDLGAQLTEEYQDKFPLAIGVLKGAMPFMADLCKRMDTHMEMDFMDVSSYGNSTVSSGEVKIVKDLDTKVEGRDILIIEDIIDSGLTLSYLVELFRYRKAKSISIVTLLDKPTGRKADIKADYVGFIVPDEFVVGYGLDYAERYRNLPYIGVLKPEVYTTGE; encoded by the coding sequence TTGTTAAATCAGGATATTGAAAAAGTATTGATTTCAGAGGAAGAACTTCAGGCAAAGATCAAAGATTTAGGGGCACAGCTGACAGAGGAATATCAAGATAAATTCCCTTTGGCAATCGGTGTATTGAAAGGTGCAATGCCTTTCATGGCTGACCTGTGCAAGCGTATGGACACTCATATGGAAATGGATTTCATGGATGTTTCAAGTTACGGGAATTCCACTGTTTCTTCCGGTGAAGTAAAGATTGTGAAGGATTTGGATACCAAAGTCGAAGGCCGTGACATCCTGATCATCGAGGATATCATCGACAGCGGTTTGACGTTAAGCTATCTTGTGGAGCTGTTCCGCTACCGCAAAGCGAAGTCAATCAGCATCGTCACTCTTTTAGATAAGCCTACCGGCCGTAAAGCGGATATCAAAGCAGATTATGTCGGCTTTATTGTTCCGGATGAATTTGTCGTGGGATACGGACTGGATTATGCGGAAAGATACCGTAACCTGCCGTATATCGGTGTATTGAAACCTGAAGTGTATACAACAGGGGAATAA
- the tilS gene encoding tRNA lysidine(34) synthetase TilS, with protein sequence MLEKSTKEFIQRHQLIEAGDRIVTAVSGGPDSLALLHFLHMNRKEWGAEVIAAHLDHMFRGEESYQELLFVKEFCTERQIPFYGERIDVQKVMADTNGSLQETARNVRYGFLREVMEEVSADKLALGHHGDDQVETILMKLTRGSAGKGRAGIPYKREFTPGMIIRPFLPVTKREIEEYCGKHGLSPRFDPSNEKELYTRNRFRRAIIPFLKEENPLVHHQFQQFSEEITEDEEFLEELTREKLNKVWNNTEVFSELNIEGFLAMAEPLQRRGINLILNYLYKQRPSSLSTIHIYDVLGILRGKSPNASLDLPGGLRVTRAYHTCYFHFGKLESGQAPYCYELKDNNPLTLPSGSQFVLHDSLFDPESCNGDCVYLHREDVTLPLFIRTRRTGDRLKIKGLQGTKKLKSLFIDEKVPRHLRDEWPVVVDSKEEILWVPGIKKSIYDLGEARENSLVLECKSNHLLGGS encoded by the coding sequence ATGTTAGAGAAGTCGACAAAAGAGTTCATTCAACGTCATCAGTTGATAGAAGCCGGGGACCGGATTGTGACAGCAGTTTCCGGAGGACCGGATTCCTTGGCGCTGCTTCATTTTCTTCATATGAATAGAAAAGAATGGGGAGCCGAAGTGATTGCTGCTCATCTCGATCATATGTTTCGGGGAGAGGAGTCGTATCAGGAGCTCCTTTTTGTTAAGGAATTTTGTACGGAGCGTCAGATTCCTTTTTACGGTGAAAGAATCGATGTTCAAAAAGTCATGGCAGATACAAATGGCAGCCTCCAGGAGACCGCCCGCAACGTGCGATATGGTTTTCTCAGGGAAGTCATGGAGGAAGTCTCTGCAGACAAACTTGCATTGGGTCATCATGGGGATGATCAGGTGGAAACGATCTTGATGAAGCTGACGAGGGGTTCAGCAGGTAAGGGAAGAGCGGGGATTCCTTATAAGCGTGAATTCACACCGGGTATGATCATTCGCCCATTCCTGCCGGTCACCAAGCGGGAGATCGAAGAGTATTGCGGGAAGCACGGCCTTTCTCCGCGCTTTGACCCCAGCAATGAGAAAGAACTTTATACGAGGAATCGATTTAGAAGAGCAATCATTCCATTTTTAAAAGAAGAAAACCCGCTGGTTCATCATCAATTTCAACAATTTAGTGAAGAAATAACGGAAGATGAAGAGTTTTTAGAGGAATTAACACGGGAAAAGTTGAATAAGGTATGGAATAACACAGAGGTTTTCTCTGAGTTGAATATTGAAGGCTTTCTTGCAATGGCTGAGCCTTTACAAAGAAGAGGGATTAATCTAATATTAAACTATCTTTACAAACAAAGACCATCTTCTTTATCGACTATACATATTTACGATGTATTGGGTATATTAAGAGGAAAATCACCTAATGCTAGCTTGGATTTACCTGGAGGTCTCCGAGTAACAAGGGCGTATCACACCTGTTATTTTCACTTTGGGAAATTAGAGTCTGGTCAAGCCCCTTATTGTTATGAGCTGAAGGATAATAACCCTCTTACGCTTCCAAGCGGATCTCAGTTTGTTCTCCATGATTCTTTATTCGATCCAGAATCCTGTAACGGCGATTGTGTTTATTTACATCGCGAGGACGTAACACTTCCGTTATTCATTCGAACAAGAAGGACGGGAGATCGATTGAAGATCAAAGGTTTACAAGGGACAAAGAAGCTCAAATCCCTATTCATTGACGAAAAAGTTCCCCGGCACCTGCGTGATGAATGGCCGGTAGTTGTCGACTCGAAGGAGGAAATCCTTTGGGTTCCCGGAATAAAGAAGTCGATTTACGATTTAGGAGAAGCTAGGGAAAATAGTTTAGTATTAGAATGTAAAAGCAATCATCTTCTAGGAGGCAGTTGA
- a CDS encoding serine/threonine-protein kinase, giving the protein MMNNTSKKPFNFPAGTVIRGKWYKQIYTIVKELGYGANGMVYLVQGASGCLALKMSDSNVSITSEVNVLKSFSKVQGTPLGPKLHQVDDWETRGGIIHFYTMEYIQGVNLLSFVQSKGSAWTGVLIAQLLSDLERIHQEGWVFGDLKPENLIVTGPPYRIRCIDVGGTTIQGRAIKEFTEFFDRGYWLGGSRKAEPTYDLFSVGMIFINLAYPGRFNKTGTGNMQQLRKAIGAKDQLSKFQSTIEKALEGSFPSAGEMRNHLLNGLSHGGSTQSTGSRPARKASASSSSRPSTSHPGSHPSRVQKQKRKKSSHFLETVLVVMIVSLLYVLYIYGELM; this is encoded by the coding sequence ATGATGAACAATACTTCGAAGAAACCATTTAATTTCCCTGCGGGGACGGTGATCAGAGGGAAATGGTACAAACAGATCTATACGATTGTAAAAGAGCTGGGGTATGGCGCCAACGGAATGGTCTATCTGGTACAGGGAGCTTCCGGCTGCCTGGCATTGAAGATGAGTGACAGTAATGTTTCCATCACTTCTGAAGTCAATGTATTAAAGTCGTTTTCAAAGGTCCAGGGAACTCCCCTTGGACCTAAACTTCATCAGGTGGATGATTGGGAGACGAGAGGCGGGATCATACATTTTTATACGATGGAATATATTCAGGGAGTGAATTTATTAAGCTTTGTACAATCGAAAGGCTCTGCTTGGACGGGTGTGCTGATCGCACAGCTGCTTTCCGACCTTGAACGGATTCATCAGGAGGGTTGGGTGTTCGGGGATCTTAAGCCTGAAAATTTGATTGTGACAGGACCTCCCTACAGGATACGCTGCATCGATGTAGGGGGGACGACCATACAGGGGAGAGCCATAAAGGAATTTACCGAGTTTTTCGACCGCGGCTACTGGCTTGGGGGTTCCAGAAAAGCAGAACCCACCTATGATCTATTTTCAGTTGGCATGATTTTTATAAATTTAGCTTATCCCGGACGTTTCAATAAGACAGGAACAGGGAATATGCAGCAATTAAGAAAGGCCATCGGAGCGAAAGACCAATTGAGCAAATTTCAGTCTACCATTGAAAAAGCGTTGGAAGGAAGCTTTCCTTCTGCAGGTGAAATGAGGAATCACTTACTGAATGGACTTTCACATGGCGGAAGCACTCAATCTACTGGCTCCAGGCCTGCCAGGAAAGCATCAGCATCTTCTTCTTCCCGTCCGTCTACATCACACCCGGGCTCTCATCCAAGCAGAGTCCAGAAACAGAAACGGAAGAAATCAAGTCATTTCCTTGAAACTGTATTGGTGGTCATGATTGTATCGCTTCTATATGTCTTATATATCTATGGAGAGCTCATGTAG
- a CDS encoding VWA domain-containing protein — MKTGTLRQILLITDGCSNQGEDPIAMAALAKEQGISVNVIGVMDNDVIDDNGMQEIEGIALSGGGVSQIVYAQQLSQTVQMVTRKAMTQTLQGVVNNELKQILGKSASMEELPPDQRGEVMEVVDELGESVDMEVLILVDTSASMKHKLPTVKEALLDLSLSLNARMGDNKFSVFVFPGKRQDVEKLLDWTPKLETLTSIFSKLSPGGITPTGPAISEALTYFKKKRSLRGLLSRGDDEQYFEETI, encoded by the coding sequence ATGAAGACAGGTACACTTCGTCAAATTCTATTAATTACGGATGGCTGCTCGAATCAAGGTGAAGACCCGATCGCCATGGCGGCACTTGCCAAGGAACAGGGTATTTCGGTAAACGTCATAGGAGTAATGGATAATGATGTGATTGATGATAACGGGATGCAGGAGATTGAAGGGATCGCTCTATCAGGAGGCGGGGTAAGTCAAATTGTATATGCCCAGCAGCTTTCACAAACGGTTCAAATGGTAACGAGAAAAGCAATGACACAAACCTTGCAAGGGGTAGTGAATAATGAATTAAAACAAATTCTTGGGAAGTCTGCTTCTATGGAAGAACTGCCGCCTGATCAGCGCGGGGAAGTAATGGAAGTGGTGGACGAGCTGGGTGAATCTGTTGACATGGAAGTGTTGATTCTTGTCGATACGTCTGCAAGTATGAAACATAAACTTCCGACAGTCAAAGAAGCCTTGCTGGACTTGTCTTTAAGCTTGAATGCTAGAATGGGAGATAATAAATTTTCTGTATTCGTATTTCCCGGGAAACGACAAGATGTCGAAAAATTGCTGGATTGGACACCAAAGCTTGAAACACTTACGAGTATTTTCTCTAAATTGTCCCCAGGCGGAATAACCCCGACTGGTCCGGCCATTTCAGAAGCTCTGACATACTTCAAGAAAAAACGTTCATTAAGGGGATTGCTCTCTCGTGGCGATGATGAACAATACTTCGAAGAAACCATTTAA
- the spoIIE gene encoding stage II sporulation protein E, whose amino-acid sequence MGKANQTIIEPVQNVDIEHTRLELSKGIKWVYSKLEWLFVQKGIALFIIGFLLGRALILSHLTPFALPFFASVYLVRREKSPIALLGLLAGSVTLSFSSISYTFASTILFLLIFRLTQKYHKNELKYVAFYVLFTVIGVKLAFNYIQQDQVLTIYNGVMAMIEASLAFLLTYIFIQSVPLVTVQRRRRSLKTEEVVSLIILLASIMTGTIGWAVYSLSIEHILSRYLVLLFSFVAGATIGSTVGVVTGLIFSLASVASFYQMSLLAFSGLLGGLMKEGKKFGAAIGLMIATLLMGMYGDSDTVLTKTLYESGVAILLLFLTPQSLAVKIAKHIPGTPEYQQEQQGYMRRVRDVTANRVTQFSSVFQALSNSFQQIEDQFEEEEDKEFDYFLSNVTEKTCQTCFKKDQCWSRNFDKTYNLMKDVMNEFDQGKVPLSPRLHRELDKHCTKEKKLQDTIYQELTFYQANLKLKKQVKESRRLVADQLLGVSEVMGNFAKEIQRERENHHIQEEQILASINEFGIEIENIEIYNLEQGKVDIDMTIPYCGGHGQGEKLIAPMLSDILGENIVVFKEDCAQFPNGYCQMTFRSAKKFVVDTGVSHAAKGGGLVSGDSFSMIELGAGKYAVAISDGMGNGERAHYESNETLRLLKKILESGIEEEVAIKSINSILSLRTNDEIFSTLDLAMIDLQHASSKFLKIGSTPSFIKRGDKVMKIEASNLPMGMLQHDFDVDVVSEQLKAGDLLIMMSDGAFEGPKHVENYDVWMKRKVAELQTDEPQEVADILMEEVIRSSSGLIEDDMTIVVSKIKHNIPKWSSIPVQKTHEKDKKRIS is encoded by the coding sequence ATGGGTAAAGCCAATCAGACAATCATAGAACCTGTTCAAAATGTAGACATTGAACACACCAGACTGGAATTGTCTAAAGGAATAAAGTGGGTTTATTCCAAGTTGGAATGGCTGTTTGTGCAAAAAGGGATCGCGCTGTTCATCATTGGATTTTTATTGGGAAGGGCACTCATTCTGTCGCATTTGACTCCGTTTGCACTGCCTTTCTTTGCATCTGTCTATCTCGTCAGGCGTGAAAAGTCCCCGATCGCTTTACTGGGGCTGCTTGCAGGTTCCGTCACATTATCGTTCTCTAGTATCAGTTATACGTTCGCAAGCACGATACTATTCCTGTTAATCTTTCGTTTAACACAAAAATATCATAAAAACGAACTGAAATACGTAGCATTTTATGTGTTATTCACTGTAATAGGAGTAAAGCTTGCATTCAATTACATCCAGCAGGATCAGGTCCTTACCATATACAATGGCGTCATGGCAATGATCGAAGCGAGTCTTGCCTTCCTGCTGACGTACATTTTCATTCAAAGCGTACCGCTTGTGACGGTGCAGCGCAGAAGACGCTCACTTAAAACAGAAGAAGTGGTCAGTCTGATCATCCTGCTCGCTTCGATCATGACCGGAACAATCGGATGGGCAGTATACAGCCTGTCCATTGAACACATTCTATCCAGATACTTAGTTCTATTATTTTCTTTTGTGGCAGGAGCTACAATCGGTTCAACAGTAGGGGTCGTAACCGGTCTGATTTTCAGTTTGGCGAGTGTTGCGAGCTTTTATCAGATGAGCTTGCTTGCTTTCTCGGGCCTTCTGGGCGGATTGATGAAGGAAGGGAAGAAATTTGGAGCTGCAATCGGTCTGATGATCGCTACCCTGCTTATGGGGATGTACGGAGATAGTGATACGGTTTTGACCAAAACCCTGTATGAATCGGGAGTGGCGATACTGTTGTTGTTCTTAACCCCGCAGAGCCTGGCCGTTAAAATCGCTAAGCATATTCCGGGGACACCCGAATATCAGCAGGAACAGCAGGGATATATGAGAAGGGTAAGAGATGTGACCGCAAACAGGGTCACTCAGTTTTCTTCCGTTTTCCAGGCGTTATCGAATAGTTTTCAGCAAATAGAAGATCAGTTTGAAGAGGAGGAAGATAAAGAGTTCGACTATTTCTTGAGCAATGTCACAGAAAAGACGTGTCAGACGTGTTTCAAAAAGGACCAGTGCTGGTCAAGGAATTTTGATAAAACCTATAATCTGATGAAAGATGTGATGAATGAGTTTGATCAAGGGAAGGTTCCGCTGTCGCCGCGCCTTCACAGGGAGCTGGACAAGCATTGTACGAAAGAAAAGAAGCTGCAGGACACGATTTATCAGGAGCTGACATTCTACCAGGCAAATCTCAAACTAAAAAAACAAGTGAAGGAGAGCAGAAGGTTAGTAGCCGATCAATTACTGGGCGTCTCTGAAGTCATGGGCAATTTCGCGAAGGAAATCCAAAGAGAAAGGGAAAACCATCATATACAGGAGGAGCAGATACTCGCCAGCATCAATGAGTTCGGCATAGAGATCGAGAATATTGAAATTTATAACTTGGAACAGGGGAAAGTGGACATAGATATGACGATTCCTTACTGTGGAGGCCATGGACAGGGAGAAAAGCTGATTGCCCCGATGTTATCGGACATTTTGGGAGAAAATATTGTGGTCTTTAAGGAGGATTGTGCTCAATTTCCTAATGGTTACTGTCAGATGACGTTCAGGTCGGCAAAGAAATTTGTTGTGGACACAGGAGTATCCCATGCAGCCAAAGGTGGAGGGCTTGTTTCTGGTGACAGTTTTTCCATGATCGAACTCGGGGCCGGGAAATACGCGGTGGCCATCAGTGATGGTATGGGGAACGGAGAGCGTGCCCATTATGAAAGCAATGAAACTCTCAGGCTCCTTAAAAAGATACTTGAATCGGGAATTGAAGAGGAGGTAGCGATTAAATCCATTAATTCCATCCTGTCACTCAGGACGAATGATGAAATTTTCTCGACTCTGGATTTAGCCATGATCGACCTTCAACATGCATCTTCAAAATTCTTGAAAATCGGGTCAACCCCTAGTTTTATTAAACGTGGAGATAAAGTGATGAAAATAGAAGCCAGCAACCTGCCGATGGGGATGCTGCAGCATGATTTTGATGTGGATGTGGTGTCAGAGCAGCTGAAAGCGGGAGATCTCTTGATCATGATGAGTGACGGTGCCTTTGAGGGGCCGAAGCATGTAGAAAACTATGATGTATGGATGAAGCGGAAAGTGGCGGAACTCCAAACAGATGAACCTCAGGAAGTCGCAGATATTTTAATGGAGGAAGTGATACGTTCAAGTTCAGGTTTAATAGAAGATGATATGACGATCGTGGTATCAAAAATCAAACATAATATACCTAAATGGTCGTCTATCCCGGTACAGAAAACACACGAAAAAGATAAAAAAAGAATCTCGTAA
- a CDS encoding DinB family protein: MKKEELLNHHDYFISWLKELKNVEEDRWYAPMDEGKWSIAANVSHIIKWDGYIMEKVLPNISDGAVLPSFPEFDAFNQEAAKYAHDGVTQERLLEEGMETRKSILLYIETLDEERMEQSFEVDDHHYTLSEFFEDFIWHDKHHEKQIEEALYKEKA; the protein is encoded by the coding sequence ATGAAAAAGGAAGAACTTCTCAATCATCATGACTATTTTATATCCTGGCTGAAAGAATTGAAGAATGTTGAGGAAGACAGATGGTACGCACCGATGGACGAAGGGAAATGGTCGATTGCCGCAAATGTCTCGCATATCATAAAGTGGGACGGATATATCATGGAAAAGGTATTGCCAAATATTTCGGATGGAGCTGTCCTTCCTTCATTTCCGGAATTCGATGCGTTTAATCAGGAAGCTGCAAAATATGCCCATGACGGGGTCACACAGGAACGTTTACTGGAAGAAGGCATGGAAACAAGAAAATCCATCCTTCTTTATATAGAGACTCTGGATGAGGAGCGGATGGAGCAGTCTTTTGAGGTGGATGATCACCACTATACATTAAGCGAGTTTTTTGAAGATTTTATCTGGCATGACAAACATCATGAGAAACAGATCGAAGAGGCGCTTTATAAAGAAAAAGCATAA
- a CDS encoding GNAT family N-acetyltransferase has product MGGLNRDPYNRGESLGRLRRVYVLRDYRKKGIARLLCNELQEFAKKYYKGVILHTDTSEGDLFYRSLGYQKTDSYQKSSHYLIL; this is encoded by the coding sequence ATTGGAGGCTTAAACCGGGATCCCTATAACCGTGGGGAAAGTCTTGGACGTTTAAGAAGGGTCTACGTCCTTCGGGATTACCGTAAAAAAGGGATTGCACGCCTATTATGCAATGAACTTCAGGAGTTTGCCAAGAAGTATTATAAAGGGGTCATCCTGCATACAGACACTTCTGAAGGAGATCTATTCTACCGGTCACTTGGCTACCAGAAAACCGACAGCTATCAAAAATCCTCACATTATTTAATTCTGTAA
- a CDS encoding S1 domain-containing RNA-binding protein — MSIEVGSKLQGKVTGITNFGAFVELSEGSTGLVHISEVADNYVKDINEHLKVGDEVTVKVINVENDGKIGLSIRKAKDQPQRPQRPQRPQRPRNNNKPNDTRTKENFEQKMARFLKDSEDRLSSLKKNTESRRGGRGAKRG, encoded by the coding sequence ATGTCAATCGAAGTAGGCAGCAAGTTACAGGGTAAGGTAACAGGCATTACAAATTTTGGAGCGTTCGTGGAGCTATCGGAAGGTTCAACTGGTTTAGTACACATTAGTGAGGTTGCGGACAACTACGTTAAGGATATCAATGAACACCTTAAAGTTGGCGACGAAGTAACAGTAAAAGTAATTAATGTTGAGAACGATGGGAAGATCGGTTTATCCATCCGTAAAGCCAAGGACCAGCCACAACGCCCGCAGCGCCCACAGCGCCCTCAACGTCCGCGTAACAACAACAAACCGAATGATACGCGTACGAAGGAAAATTTCGAACAAAAGATGGCGCGCTTCCTGAAAGACAGTGAAGACCGTCTGTCATCTTTGAAGAAAAATACTGAATCGCGACGCGGCGGAAGAGGGGCGAAACGAGGTTAA